In the Vanessa cardui chromosome 10, ilVanCard2.1, whole genome shotgun sequence genome, one interval contains:
- the LOC124533294 gene encoding uncharacterized protein LOC124533294, translating to MDTIPKDRILESKPDALSVIRKQYNLDKPGQMKEAVSILRDWVQQQEHFKKKDFSTHYYETSIITCKGSIERAKSQLDKICTMRTLLPQFFGDYNVKADFESLNELVYLFPLPKLTDDYYRVVIAKYFDISKIKSSQFMHYYRKNIILGEYLKAHDYLAGFILILDFSESNIMDLVTNVNPVELKEALSILIQGYGMRIKGIYIISESKVVISFVAILKQILSAKVANRINVLKSVEKIHEYIPKEILPRDYGGEERCSKGLRNEWLDALSSEEHMKYMREMNAASTDETFRRKDSFNEHYAGMSGTFRVLRVD from the exons ATGGACACCATACCCAAAGATAGGATCCTAGAAAGTAAGCCAGATGCCTTGAGTGTAATCCGCAAACAGTACAATCTGGATAAACCCGGACAAATGAAGGAGGCCGTCAGTATCCTGCGTGACTGGGTGCAACAACAGGAACATTTCAAAAAGAAGGATTTTA GTACGCATTATTACGAAACTTCTATCATAACATGTAAGGGGTCTATAGAGCGAGCGAAATCTCAGCTCGACAAAATCTGCACGATGAGGACGTTACTGCCGCAGTTCTTTGGGGACTACAATGTTAAAGCCGACTTCGAATCCTTGAACGAACTTGT ctaCCTATTCCCGCTTCCGAAATTAACAGATGATTACTATAGGGTCGTTATCGCCAAGTATTTTGATATCAGCAAAATAAAAAGTTCACAATTTATGCATTACTATAgaaagaatattatt cTGGGTGAATACCTCAAAGCACACGACTATTTGGCCGGATTTATTTTGATACTAGATTTTTCTGAATCGAATATTATGGATCTTGTGACCAACGTGAATCCCGTTGAGTTGAAAGAAGCACtatcaattttaatt CAAGGTTACGGAATGAGAATTaaaggtatttatattataagcgaATCAAAGGTCGTCATCAGTTTCGTGGCGATTCTAAAACAAATCCTCAGTGCTAAAGTAGCGAATAGGATAAATGTTCTCAAAAGTGTCGAAAAAATCCATGAATATATTCCGAAAGAAATTCTGCCGAGAGATTACGGTGGAGAAGAACGATGCTCAAAAGGTTTACGAA ATGAATGGTTAGACGCTTTATCCTCAGAAGAACACATGAAGTATATGCGGGAAATGAATGCCGCGTCTACGGACGAAACATTCAGACGAAAGGACAGTTTCAATGAACATTATGCCGGAATGTCGGGCACTTTTAGAGTGCTAAGGGTCGATTAA
- the LOC124533172 gene encoding alpha-tocopherol transfer protein-like — protein MDTIPQDRILETKPDTLTAIRKQYNLDKPGQMKEAISILHNWVQQQQHFKKKDFSDFYYEAVIIGCKGSIERAKNQIDKICTFRTLLPQFFQDCNAKTDFADLHEIVHTAILPKLTDDHYRVQINKFTVNVIKPSQFMDYYRYNVIQAEYIKAHDYLNGFIIVIDLSETNMVDFVSKISPTELRQILTIHMEGYGVKIKAIHIISASKLVSTLVSILKQVLSTKMGDRINVHKNFEEIHNHLPKEILPEDFGGNERSLKVLQQEWLDVLSSEEHIRHMQVVNAAGTDENFRRKDCFNDQYAGMPGTFRMLSVD, from the exons ATGGATACAATACCGCAAGACAGAATTCTTGAAACTAAGCCGGATACCTTGACGGCAATCCGCAAACAGTACAATCTGGATAAACCCGGACAAATGAAGGAGGCCATCAGTATCCTGCACAACTGggtgcaacaacaacaacactttAAAAAGAAGGATTTTA gtgatttttattatgaagCTGTTATCATTGGATGTAAGGGATCTATAGAGAGAGCAAAGAACCAGATCGACAAAATTTGCACCTTCAGGACGTTATTGCCGCAGTTCTTCCAAGATTGTAATGCTAAAACCGACTTCGCGGACCTACACGAAATTGT CCACACAGCGATATTGCCTAAATTAACAGATGACCATTATAGGGTTCAAATCAACAAGTTCACTGTGAACGTTATCAAGCCTTCACAATTCATGGATTACTATAGATATAATGTtatt CAAGCTGAATATATTAAGGCCCACGACTATTTAAACGGATTCATTATAGTAATCGACCTCTCTGAAACAAATATGGTAGACTTTGTGTCAAAAATAAGTCCCACTGAATTGAGGCAAATTCTAACCATACACATG GAAGGTTACGGAGTAAAAATTAAAGCCATTCACATTATAAGTGCATCAAAGCTTGTAAGCACTTTGGTGTCGATTTTGAAGCAAGTTTTAAGTACTAAAATGGGGGATAGAATAAATGTTCACAAAAATTTCGAAGAAATCCATAACCATCTTCCAAAAGAAATACTACCGGAAGACTTTGGAGGAAACGAACGATCTTTAAAAGTTTTGCAAC AGGAATGGCTAGATGTGCTTTCATCAGAGGAACACATTAGGCATATGCAAGTTGTCAATGCGGCTGGTACAGACGAGAATTTCAGACGAAAAGACTGCTTTAACGACCAGTATGCAGGAATGCCTGGCACTTTTAGGATGTTGAGTGTTGATTAG
- the LOC124533171 gene encoding uncharacterized protein LOC124533171: MDTIPKDRILESKPDALSVIRKQYNLDKPGQMKEAVSILHNWVQQQQHFKKKDFNTHYYEICIITCKGSIERAKSQLDKICTMRTLLPQFFGDYNVKSDFGTLNEIVYLFLLPKLTDDYYRVIVSKLYDTSTLKTSHLMDYYRKNIILADYLKAHDYMTGFIVILDYSETNIVDLVSKLNPVDLKQAMSIFIQGYGMRIKGIYIISTSKVVNSLVAILKQVLSAKVADRINVIKSVEDLHKYMPNEILPKEYGGEERCIKDLRDELLDVLSSEEHMKYMREMNAACTDETFRRKDSFNEQYAGMPGTFRVLSVD, translated from the exons ATGGACACAATACCCAAAGACAGGATCCTAGAAAGTAAGCCAGATGCCTTGAGTGTAATCCGCAAACAGTACAATCTGGATAAACCCGGACAAATGAAGGAGGCCGTCAGTATCCTGCACAACTGggtgcaacaacaacaacatttcAAAAAGAAGGATTTTA ATACGCATTATTACGAAATATGTATCATAACATGTAAAGGCTCTATAGAGCGAGCGAAATCTCAGCTCGACAAAATCTGCACGATGAGGACGTTACTACCGCAGTTCTTTGGGGACTACAATGTTAAATCCGACTTCGGAACCTTAAACGAAATTGT CTACCTATTCCTGCTTCCGAAATTAACAGATGATTACTATAGGGTGATTGTAAGCAAGCTTTACGATACCAGCACTCTCAAAACTTCACATTTGATGGACTATTATAgaaagaatattatt CTAGCTGACTACCTCAAGGCACACGACTACATGACCGGGTTTATTGTGATATTAGATTATTCTGAAACAAATATTGTGGATCTTGTCTCGAAACTGAATCCTGTGGATTTGAAACAAGCCATGTCGATTTTCATT CAAGGTTATGGCATGAGAATCaaaggtatttatattataagtacatCGAAGGTCGTCAACAGTTTAGTGGCGATTCTAAAACAAGTTCTCAGTGCTAAGGTCGCGGATAGGATAAATGTTATCAAAAGTGTTGAAGACCTCCATAAATATATGCCGAATGAAATACTGCCGAAAGAATACGGTGGAGAAGAACGCTGTATTAAAGATTTACGAG aTGAATTGTTAGATGTCCTATCCTCAGAGGAGCACATGAAGTACATGCGAGAAATGAATGCCGCGTGTACAGACGAAACTTTCAGACGAAAGGACAGTTTCAATGAACAGTACGCCGGAATGCCGGGCACTTTTAGAGTGCTAAGTGTCGATTAA